One segment of Urocitellus parryii isolate mUroPar1 chromosome 5, mUroPar1.hap1, whole genome shotgun sequence DNA contains the following:
- the Rps19bp1 gene encoding active regulator of SIRT1, translated as MSAALLRRGLELLAESEASRAAPSQAKPSGAQLKRARKAKASQAQKLRNSAKGKVPKSALAEYQKRECQNHLRTNLKFMTSKRSTVEESVTQQILRQNRGRKACDRPVAKTKKKKVAEGTVFTEEDFQKFQQEYFGS; from the exons ATGTCGGCCGCGTTGCTGCGAAGGGGTCTCGAGCTGCTGGCGGAATCCGAGG CCTCCCGGGCCGCGCCAAGCCAGGCCAAGCCGAGCGGAGCTCAGCTGAAGCGGGCTCGGAAGGCGAAGGCGAGCCAGGCCCAGAAACTGCGAAACTCAGCCAAGGGAAAGGTGCCCAAATCGGCGCTGG CTGAGTACCAGAAGCGAGAGTGTCAAAACCATCTCAGAACAAACCTGAAGTTTATGACCAGCAAGAGAAGCACGGTAGAGGAGTCTGTGACCCAACAG ATTCTGCGCCAAAACCGGGGCCGCAAGGCCTGTGACCGGCCTGTGGCCAAGACTAAGAAGAAGAAGGTAGCCGAGGGTACTGTGTTCACTGAGGAAGACTTCCAGAAGTTCCAACAAGAATACTTTGGCAGCTAG